In bacterium, one genomic interval encodes:
- a CDS encoding threonine aldolase family protein yields MIDLRSDTITKPTATMRQAMASAEVGDDQFGEDPTVNLLQDRVARLLGKEQSLFFPTGVMANQCALRTLTRPGDHIVTSREPHIIFHETGASAANSGVQFTEVGAGGTFTCEEFVAAYNAPGHIVHPPTTVVAVENTHNRAGGVVFPQAEAVRIGDAARERGVSSYCDGARLWNAALATQRSFAELAAPYDLVSVAFSKGLGCPAGSMLAGSSALITRATRYRRMLGGAMRQSGILAAACLFALDYHVEQLHNDHLNARRIAEILVQSPFVRLNLESVQTNIIIFDLTPDAPTAATLVGLAAAAGVAFFDFGPRTVRLVTHRDVSTAECEEAARRIVKLLAA; encoded by the coding sequence ATGATTGATCTGCGTTCTGATACGATAACTAAGCCGACGGCGACGATGCGGCAAGCGATGGCGTCCGCCGAAGTCGGAGATGACCAATTTGGTGAAGACCCGACCGTCAATCTGTTGCAGGATCGTGTCGCGAGATTGCTCGGCAAGGAGCAGTCGCTCTTTTTCCCGACGGGGGTGATGGCGAATCAGTGCGCTCTGCGTACGCTAACGCGGCCGGGCGATCATATTGTCACGAGCCGCGAACCGCACATCATATTCCATGAGACCGGCGCATCGGCAGCGAATTCCGGTGTTCAGTTTACCGAAGTCGGCGCGGGCGGCACGTTCACCTGCGAGGAGTTTGTCGCCGCTTATAACGCGCCCGGCCACATTGTGCACCCGCCGACCACCGTAGTTGCCGTGGAGAACACACACAATCGTGCCGGAGGCGTCGTTTTTCCGCAAGCGGAGGCCGTGCGAATTGGCGACGCTGCCCGTGAACGCGGTGTCTCTTCCTACTGCGACGGCGCGCGCCTGTGGAATGCCGCGTTGGCCACGCAGCGCTCGTTTGCCGAATTGGCGGCGCCGTATGATTTGGTGAGCGTGGCGTTTTCCAAAGGCCTGGGATGCCCTGCAGGGTCTATGCTGGCAGGCAGTAGTGCTTTGATTACGCGGGCCACACGTTACCGGCGGATGCTTGGCGGCGCGATGCGGCAATCCGGAATTCTCGCCGCGGCCTGCCTGTTCGCGCTGGACTATCACGTGGAGCAGTTGCACAATGATCATCTCAATGCGCGCAGGATCGCCGAGATACTGGTGCAATCGCCGTTCGTGAGGCTGAATCTGGAGAGTGTGCAGACCAATATCATCATCTTCGATCTGACTCCCGATGCCCCTACCGCTGCGACATTAGTCGGGCTGGCGGCGGCGGCGGGTGTGGCGTTCTTCGATTTCGGTCCGCGCACGGTCCGTCTGGTGACGCATCGAGACGTTAGTACCGCGGAGTGCGAAGAGGCCGCGCGGCGCATCGTTAAGCTGTTGGCCGCATAG